GTTgatgatgtgatttttttttttttttttttaaagtagtgGCCAGGTAAATTAGTGGATGGGCTAAAACGAGTGAAATAGCTACCAAATTGATTGAATTGTTCGTTTATTTCTCCTTGCTCACCAAGTTTTGGCTACTATACCGAGAGTAACACTTATTTAGTCTCGGTGTAAGGAATGAGGTTGCCTAAGTAAGCAATGCAACTCgtgttttcaaatcaaaaatatcaaaattaatttttaaaaatttaaaaataatgttttttatttgaaaacacgGGTTACACGGTAAGAACCTCATTCCCAAACAGctttttaatagaaaattaattaaagaatatgattttcatttttatgataaaatctaaatttcagAGCCTTCTGTACACCCATTCTTGTTCAAAGAAAAACCTCTCAACGGTTGTGTTTTTGCACCACCTAAAACCACGTTTCTTCTCATCTATATATAATACTCAATCGCTTGGTGAGTAAGGAGAACAAACTCGATGTCTACCTTCACTCTTCCTAAATCATCACACCATTTTTCTTAGCCACTACTCCAAGAAAATGAGCCATGTCACCAACAGTCTAGATGTAGTTGCATTTCATAAAAGGTTGTCCGAAACAAATAGAATTGGAAGAGCTTCTCAAGAATGTGGTATGGAGTGTTCAACAATTATAATACTTGTGAAGGTTGTCATGCATGGTCTTATGGAAATTTCGTTTAGACATAAATCTAGTGATTTCAATTATTTCCAGTAACACTCTTGGCAAGTACATCACGAGATGGAGGTTGAAGTAGTGAAAAGAACTTGTTATCACAATAATTCATGGAAAGTGTAGTTTTGGttcaaaacaagtaaaatacaagaaaatatagaCACATCCAACTAGTTTAGGACTAAGATTTAAGCTTTGTTTGGGATTGCTGCATAGCAAGTGCTGCGCAGTCTCGAAAGCATCCTTTATGCTTCAAGGGGCTGGACAACACCTTCTGTGTAACACTCCCAAATGGGGGACTTGTTCTGTTGAATCTTGATAAAAGGCTGAGGATCAGAGATTGTAAGTGGCAATTGATTAACTTTGCTCAGTTAAAAAGGATTTTGCCTTTTTTCTGAAGCAACAGATTGATTTAAACTGACAATTTCTCCTCATTATACCAACAATTGAATAGATTGAATCCTAAAACCTTCCACGTGAGTCTCATATTACTCAGGGTCCTAGATGTGTTCTGGAGGTGGTGTGTTTGATGGACTATGCTGAGTGTTCATTTCAACATTAGTATGCGCATCATATACTCCTGTCAATTATCGGTGATGTTATTGGTAAGCAATTGCAAACGGTAGATTCTGAATGCTATAATTCTGCAATTTATAATGTTTTCGCAAAATTGAAATCAAGATATTGCGATTTGGAGTACTAAGATTATCTTAATTAGGATTTGGGATTTATAGCTTCTGCATTCCTGCTTAACTTATTTCACACACAAATATAGCATCTGCAGTGCACAGCTAATTTGAGGAACTATGGCTGTGTTCTTATTAGGGAAGAGCAAGGCTTTCtactataatttataaacaaaatgacACTAATTAATTCTGTTTGCCACtgctaaaatctaaaattatgattaaaatttCATGCTTGGAACTTTGATTTTGAATATCAAAACTACAGGAAGGGCATGGTCGACAGGATCGGAAACTAGCAATAGCTCACCATAAGAGGCGTAATGGAAAGTCAGAGTTCACTATAGCTCAGAATTTGAAGGGAGTTTTTTCTAGTTCAGATGATAGCTTTGTAGGAAACGTAACAGCAAACCTCATGGGTTCCAAGTATCACATATGGGATCAGGTTCGATTCCTTCAGACCTCGCAAATTTCCTGAATCACTTTTCCTATAGTATCTAAGATATCAGATATTCCTAAATCAATTAGAACAAAAGATCTGTTTGATAATTTATTCACTAAAATGGCTGGCAATGTGCTTGTTGTTTGCAGGGTGGTACTGTCAACTCCAAAAGGGGCAATCTACTTCTGGCAGTTGTTACGTAAGGCATACCCTCGCTCTCACTCACTTTCTGTGTTCTGTTTCCTCTCCACTAGTTGTTATATATTTCCCTATGTTTCTGTAGATTCAAGCCTACCATAGCCACTTGGACTGGAAGTTACAGAAGCATGAAGGCATATGTACCAAAACACCAATCCATGCAGCTAAAGAATACAACCCTGGTGAGTTCAGGAGATTCTGAAATGTTAAGAGTCCTCACCTCTATATGAATGTGAACACGTATATTTGAAATTCTGCTGACATTTTCACTCTCTATTTTTCGATTCCATGAAGCCTTGCAAAATGGGATAATCATTTCATTCTTCTTCTGTCGTAGATGCAACATGTTAATGGTTTGGCTAGGGACTGGGAGGGGAAAATGGATAAAGTACATAAGCTATGCTCAAGGACTCCACGATACAATAATGTGAGAGTTCAGATTGTTTATTGTGCGCTATAGAAGACGAACTTTTGGACTTCATTTTTGCtcattgatttgattatttttttttaattctccaGATGTCAAAGCAGTACGAGTTAGACTTCAGAGATAGAGGAAGAGCTGGGCTTAGAATCCAAAGCTCAGTGAAGAACTTCCAGCTAACATTGGAGGTATCGTGAATTTCATCTTGAAAATTATATGTTGGAATAAAGCGTTATAAAATAACATCCAATTCCTGTGTGTTTGGATTCTGATAGCTGACGCTGCGATTTTCACAGGAAAATGGAAAGCAGACAATTTTACAACTTGGAAGGGTAGGGAAGTCGAAGTTTGTTATGGATTTCAGGTACGAACTATGCAGATCCATTTCTTTCCAGTGACGCGAAATCCATCGAAGCACTTGGAGAAGTCTTTTATCTTCTATGgaggaaattgaaaaaataatgaacactCTTATATATCTTTCTTTTGCAGATATCCTCTAACAGGTTACCAAGCATTTTGCATATGTTTGGCATCCATTGACTCGAAACTTTGTTGCTCGATGTAACTGCAAGCTGACAACATCTTGTTGCAGTTCAACCTCAAAAAATTTAGTTCCTACTTTTTGCTTCTTGCATGTGCTTTGGATTCCGACAAAAGCATAACCGAAAAGAGTTGATGTTCTAGTGATAGTTATCTAATGAACAATTTGATTAACTTGTTGATATCTGAGCCTTTTAGATTTCAATGTAAATTCCATTTAAGTTTTGCTGTCTAACTATTGAATTGTGTTCATGAACTCCATGCATTAATGTAAACAATGTGCAGTAATATTTCTAGAAAACATATGAATATTGATGAAATAAACTCTCAGTAACCAAAGCTGTTTCTGCTagtaaaaaccatttggcaTCGAAAGCTGTAGTTGATCCCCAGTTTTATGGGCCGGGGTGTCATCTAAAGCCCTAGTTTTGCACtgtaaaagaaaatcaattctgAAAGAACTTGGGTCAGCTACTGCAGAGCAGCTTCATTTAACCTTGGCTAGATTAGTGCAAAATTGCAGGAGCAGAGTCCCAGAGGTTGATGATGGGTGTCTCGATCCTTCTCTAACTCCAAAAATTCCCAAGATCTCCACTTCATGTAAAAAGCATAGTTATCAACAACTCCGTAACTTGCTGACTCGACTCGAGAGTCTAGCATAAGCAAAACTTGGGTGATATCTCGACTCAAGAGTTtagtataatttatttgtttatgtattttaaaaaaaaaaatttaaattttttttaattttttatttatttcaaattaatatattattattgttttcaaattattttgatgtgctaatgtcaaaaataatttttttaaaatgaaaaaaatattattagcatgattttgatacaaaaactcaatttttttaaatatttcaactatGCTAAAAGGCCCtcgtgaaaaatatttaaagatttgtaaattcaaaaaaattggaaaatagTCTTAAAACAAGAATTAGAGCAgcctttttttaatgtagaaagATGG
This genomic interval from Populus alba chromosome 1, ASM523922v2, whole genome shotgun sequence contains the following:
- the LOC118033999 gene encoding tubby-like protein 8, producing the protein MAGFRKPSLPNQSSYNSVYVNPLTDSKHHHTCSEGDLLTKSFTDNKENIDNTAMFGGVDKENAVPNNSKPLSTNGSLSVLPKPQLSNMKSLSTGRVLKPSSLQLCMQMNEPEKVFKSRIWDSAESEKSNSVNIWDYSDSEAAPASSWSALPNRALLCRPLPLDVGRCTCVIMKEASPEGLDGGTLYSLYTNEGHGRQDRKLAIAHHKRRNGKSEFTIAQNLKGVFSSSDDSFVGNVTANLMGSKYHIWDQGGTVNSKRGNLLLAVVTFKPTIATWTGSYRSMKAYVPKHQSMQLKNTTLMQHVNGLARDWEGKMDKVHKLCSRTPRYNNMSKQYELDFRDRGRAGLRIQSSVKNFQLTLEENGKQTILQLGRVGKSKFVMDFRYPLTGYQAFCICLASIDSKLCCSM